In one window of Hevea brasiliensis isolate MT/VB/25A 57/8 chromosome 10, ASM3005281v1, whole genome shotgun sequence DNA:
- the LOC110639800 gene encoding short-chain dehydrogenase RED1, translating into MVATFLGIDEEPSVISNSLSISHFKIFPFKSSFFNCKNLLKKKFKKSYLLKKEFKKSNSMESYLQQVVLITGCSQGGIGHAMAKEFAANNCLVVATSRSLDSMRDLEQDHRFFLQELDVLSDESVQHVISTVLEKYGRIDILVNNAGIQCVAPLAEVPLSAMQNAFDTNLYGPMRLIQAAVPHMESRKQGKIVNVGSVAVMAPSPWAGVYTATKAALHSLSDTLRLELKPFEIDVINVVPGAIKSNVENSNIASYNQMPQWKLYKPFAAAIKRRAYFPQGTKCTPTEKFAKNTVSAILKKNPPAWFSTGHYSTIMSIMYYLPLCVKDFIMGNYLSVEP; encoded by the exons ATGGTAGCTACATTTCTTGGAATCGACGAAGAACCATCAGTGATCTCCAATTCTCTCTCCATAAGTCACTTCAAAATCTTCCCTTTCAAATCCAGTTTTTTCAACTGCAAGAATCTCCTCAAGAAAAAATTCAAGAAATCCTATCTCCTCAAGAAAGAATTCAAGAAATCCAATTCAATGGAATCCTATCTTCAGCAAGTGGTTCTAATCACAGGTTGCAGCCAGGGAGGAATAGGCCACGCGATGGCTAAGGAGTTTGCAGCCAACAATTGCCTAGTTGTTGCCACAAGCAGGTCCTTGGACTCCATGAGAGACCTTGAACAAGACCATAGATTCTTTCTGCAAGAACTGGACGTTTTGTCAGATGAGAGTGTCCAGCATGTAATATCAACTGTTCTTGAGAAGTATGGGAGAATTGATATTTTGGTTAACAATGCTGGGATTCAATGCGTGGCCCCTCTTGCTGAAGTCCCTTTATCTGCTATGCAAAATGCATTCGACACTAATCTTTATG GTCCCATGAGGCTTATTCAAGCAGCTGTTCCTCACATGGAAAGCAGGAAACAGGGAAAAATTGTAAATGTTGGAAGTGTTGCTGTCATGGCTCCTAGCCCTTGGGCTGGTGTGTACACTGCAACCAAAGCTGCTCTTCATTCACTCTCAGACACCTTGAG GTTGGAGCTCAAGCCTTTCGAGATTGATGTTATCAATGTTGTTCCTGGCGCTATTAAATCAAATGTTGAAAATTCAAATATAGCCAGCTACAACCAGATGCCACAGTGGAAGTTATACAAGCCATTTGCAGCTGCAATCAAGAGGAGAGCATATTTTCCACAAGGAACCAAGTGCACCCCTACGGAAAAGTTTGCAAAGAATACTGTATCTGCCATACTGAAGAAAAATCCACCTGCATGGTTCTCGACAGGTCACTACTCCACCATTATGTCGATCATGTACTATCTCCCACTTTGCGTTAAAGATTTTATCATGGGGAATTATTTAAGTGTTGAGCCCTAG